One window of the Roseovarius sp. THAF9 genome contains the following:
- a CDS encoding ABC transporter ATP-binding protein codes for MKDTEGYTTEDGRKIGGVLMEMKNITLRFGGVVAIQDISFDVREGEIRAIIGPNGAGKSSMLNVISGFYNPQEGEVWYKGEKRPQMKPYQVAQQGIARTFQNIALFEGMSVLDNVMTGRIRQMKSGLFSQSLWKGKAEREEVENRAFVERIIDFLEIQHIRKTPVGRLPYGLKKRVELARALAAEPSILLLDEPMAGMNVEEKEDMSRFVLDVNDEFGTTIVLIEHDMGVVMDLSDRVVVMDYGKKIGDGTPDEVRSNQAVIDAYLGVAHD; via the coding sequence GGATACACCACCGAGGACGGTCGCAAGATCGGCGGTGTCCTGATGGAGATGAAAAACATCACGCTGCGCTTTGGCGGGGTGGTTGCGATCCAGGATATCAGCTTTGACGTGCGCGAAGGGGAGATCCGGGCGATCATCGGGCCGAATGGCGCGGGCAAATCCTCGATGCTGAACGTCATTTCAGGCTTCTACAATCCGCAGGAGGGCGAGGTCTGGTACAAGGGTGAAAAGCGCCCGCAGATGAAGCCCTACCAGGTGGCGCAGCAGGGGATTGCGCGGACGTTCCAGAATATTGCCCTCTTCGAGGGGATGAGCGTGCTGGACAACGTCATGACGGGGCGCATCCGGCAGATGAAATCGGGGCTGTTTTCGCAATCGTTGTGGAAGGGCAAGGCGGAGCGCGAGGAGGTCGAGAACCGGGCGTTCGTGGAGCGGATCATCGATTTCCTGGAGATCCAGCACATCCGCAAGACGCCGGTGGGGCGGCTGCCTTACGGGTTGAAGAAGCGGGTGGAGCTGGCGCGGGCGCTGGCCGCCGAGCCCTCGATCCTGCTCTTGGACGAGCCGATGGCGGGGATGAACGTCGAGGAGAAGGAGGACATGAGCCGCTTTGTTCTTGATGTGAATGACGAGTTCGGGACGACTATCGTGCTGATCGAGCATGACATGGGCGTGGTGATGGATTTGTCCGACCGTGTGGTGGTGATGGATTACGGCAAGAAGATCGGGGACGGCACGCCGGACGAAGTGCGCAGCAACCAGGCGGTGATTGACGCTTACCTGGGGGTGGCGCATGACTGA
- a CDS encoding branched-chain amino acid ABC transporter permease: protein MPDQLIFGMEVFLNGLMAGVLYALVALGFVLIYKASGIFNYAQGVMALFAALTLVGIMEGQVPFSHLINAIFGTEIHHFGWHVPALAAILLTMVVMVALAWVVNVLIFKHLVNQEPIILFMATIGLAYFLEGFGDMMWGSDIKTMDVGLPQGINEVIDETTAGWFGYGFFIDNLDIVATVIAAALVFTLIVFAQYTKQGRAMRAVADDHQAALSVGISLNFIWVMVWSLAGFVALVAGIMWGTKSGVQFSLSLIALKALPVLMLGGFTSIPGAIVGGLLIGVGEKLFEFAIGAPYLGGATEIWFAYVLALIFLVFRPQGLFGEKIIERV from the coding sequence ATGCCTGATCAGTTGATTTTCGGGATGGAAGTGTTCCTGAACGGTCTTATGGCCGGGGTGCTGTATGCGCTGGTCGCGCTGGGCTTCGTGCTGATCTACAAGGCGTCGGGGATCTTCAATTATGCGCAAGGTGTCATGGCCCTCTTTGCGGCGCTGACGCTGGTGGGGATCATGGAAGGGCAGGTGCCGTTTTCGCACCTGATCAACGCGATCTTCGGCACGGAGATCCACCATTTCGGCTGGCACGTGCCGGCGCTGGCGGCGATTTTGCTGACGATGGTTGTGATGGTGGCGCTGGCCTGGGTCGTGAATGTGCTGATCTTCAAGCACCTGGTGAACCAGGAGCCGATCATCCTGTTCATGGCCACCATAGGCCTTGCCTATTTCCTCGAAGGGTTCGGGGACATGATGTGGGGGTCGGACATCAAGACGATGGATGTGGGCCTGCCGCAGGGGATCAACGAGGTGATCGACGAGACCACGGCGGGGTGGTTCGGCTATGGCTTTTTCATCGACAACCTGGACATCGTGGCGACGGTGATTGCCGCCGCGCTGGTCTTCACGCTGATCGTGTTCGCGCAATACACCAAGCAGGGGCGCGCGATGCGGGCCGTGGCGGATGACCACCAGGCGGCGCTGTCGGTGGGCATTTCGCTGAACTTCATCTGGGTGATGGTGTGGTCGCTGGCCGGATTTGTTGCGCTGGTCGCCGGGATCATGTGGGGCACCAAGTCGGGCGTGCAATTCTCGCTGAGCCTGATCGCGCTGAAGGCTTTGCCGGTGCTGATGCTGGGCGGGTTCACCTCGATCCCCGGGGCCATCGTGGGGGGCTTGCTGATCGGCGTGGGCGAGAAGCTGTTCGAGTTCGCCATCGGCGCGCCGTATCTGGGCGGGGCGACGGAGATCTGGTTCGCCTACGTGCTGGCGCTGATCTTTCTGGTGTTCCGGCCGCAGGGTCTCTTTGGCGAGAAGATTATCGAGAGGGTATGA
- a CDS encoding branched-chain amino acid ABC transporter permease, whose product MFYREAGDFKTSYVADSQTFPIKFDRFRYYAVLLVAFAIVPFVINDYWVNAVFLPFLIYSIAAIGLNILVGYCGQVSLGTGGFMAVGAYACYKLMTGFPEVSIFIHVILSGGITAGVCVLFGLPSLRIKGFYLAVATLAAQFFLVWLFNRVGWFYNYSASGQINAPERTVFGVPITGAETAPWAAYLFCLVFTVVCALVARNLTRGMQGRQWMAIRDMDIAAEIIGVNPLKAKLSAFAVSGFFVGIAGALFFAVYLGAVEVGEVFGINKSFLVLFMVIIGGLGSIFGSFAGAAFLVLLPVLLKNVLVGGLGWPTDLAAHFEFIIVGGLIVIFLVAEPHGLAQLWRVAKEKLRLWPFPH is encoded by the coding sequence ATGTTTTATCGTGAGGCGGGCGACTTCAAGACGTCCTACGTGGCGGACAGCCAGACCTTTCCGATCAAGTTCGACAGGTTCCGCTATTACGCGGTGTTGCTGGTGGCCTTTGCCATCGTGCCCTTCGTGATCAATGACTATTGGGTGAACGCGGTCTTCCTGCCGTTCCTGATCTATTCGATCGCGGCAATCGGGCTCAATATCCTCGTTGGCTATTGCGGGCAGGTCAGCCTTGGCACCGGGGGCTTCATGGCCGTGGGAGCCTATGCCTGTTACAAGCTGATGACCGGGTTTCCCGAGGTGAGCATTTTCATCCACGTGATCCTGTCGGGCGGGATCACGGCGGGGGTCTGCGTGCTGTTTGGCTTGCCGAGCTTGCGGATCAAGGGCTTCTACCTGGCGGTGGCGACGCTGGCGGCGCAGTTCTTTCTTGTCTGGCTCTTCAATCGGGTGGGGTGGTTCTACAACTACTCGGCCTCGGGGCAGATTAACGCGCCCGAGCGGACGGTCTTCGGTGTGCCCATTACGGGGGCCGAGACCGCGCCCTGGGCGGCGTATCTCTTTTGCCTGGTGTTCACCGTGGTTTGCGCGCTTGTGGCGCGGAACCTGACGCGGGGGATGCAGGGGCGGCAGTGGATGGCCATCCGGGACATGGATATCGCCGCCGAGATCATCGGGGTGAACCCGCTGAAGGCCAAGCTGAGCGCCTTTGCCGTGTCGGGCTTTTTCGTCGGCATCGCGGGGGCGCTGTTCTTTGCCGTCTACCTGGGCGCCGTGGAAGTGGGCGAGGTCTTTGGCATCAACAAGTCGTTCCTTGTGCTGTTCATGGTGATCATCGGCGGGCTGGGATCGATCTTTGGCTCGTTCGCCGGGGCGGCGTTTCTGGTGCTGTTGCCGGTGCTGCTGAAGAACGTGTTGGTGGGCGGGTTGGGCTGGCCCACGGACCTGGCGGCGCATTTCGAGTTCATCATCGTGGGTGGGCTGATCGTGATATTCCTGGTGGCCGAGCCGCACGGGCTGGCGCAGCTGTGGCGGGTGGCGAAGGAGAAATTGAGACTATGGCCGTTTCCGCATTAG
- a CDS encoding ABC transporter substrate-binding protein produces MKHKLLTAIAAVAMVASPALAELTIVDTSYRTGPYAANGIPFSDGYQDYFTLLNERDGGIGGEMINLIECETGYNTEKGVECYEATKGEGALVYQPLSTGITYQLIPKATADGIPLHTMGYGRTSAKAGEVFKWVFNYPANYWDGASLAITHLAEQNEGDLSGKKVALVYHNSAYGKEPIRTLEKLAEKHGYELMLLPVDHPGQEQKSQWLQVRQQRPDYVIMWGWGVMNQVAIQEAVNIRFPMENFIGIWWSGSENDVKSAGPKADGYKALTFHNLGSDYPVYDDIQQYVVDTGNAAGAGDQIGSVLYNRGMYAAMLAAEAIKTAQEMHGTAAINAAQMRDGMENLEMTEEKMAALGLPNFGPEFKVSCENHGGNGFGAVSQWNAEAGEFDLITEYYQSDQEIIQPLVEEDSTAFAEENGIEPGC; encoded by the coding sequence ATGAAACATAAACTGCTGACAGCGATTGCGGCTGTGGCGATGGTGGCGAGCCCCGCGCTTGCGGAGCTGACCATCGTCGATACCAGCTATCGCACCGGGCCCTATGCGGCGAACGGCATTCCGTTCTCGGATGGCTACCAGGACTATTTCACCCTGCTGAACGAACGTGACGGCGGCATCGGTGGCGAGATGATCAACCTGATCGAATGCGAGACCGGGTACAACACCGAGAAGGGTGTGGAGTGTTACGAGGCCACGAAGGGCGAAGGCGCGCTGGTGTATCAGCCGCTGTCCACCGGCATCACCTATCAGCTGATCCCCAAGGCGACCGCCGACGGCATCCCGCTTCACACGATGGGCTACGGTCGTACCAGCGCCAAGGCCGGCGAGGTGTTCAAGTGGGTGTTCAACTATCCGGCCAACTACTGGGACGGTGCGTCGCTCGCGATCACGCATCTGGCGGAGCAGAACGAGGGTGATCTGAGCGGCAAGAAAGTGGCGCTGGTCTATCACAACTCCGCCTATGGCAAGGAGCCGATCCGGACGCTGGAGAAGCTGGCCGAGAAGCATGGTTACGAGCTGATGTTGCTGCCGGTGGATCACCCGGGCCAGGAGCAGAAGTCGCAGTGGTTGCAGGTGCGCCAGCAGCGTCCGGACTATGTGATCATGTGGGGTTGGGGCGTGATGAACCAGGTCGCGATCCAGGAGGCCGTGAACATCCGGTTCCCGATGGAGAATTTCATCGGCATCTGGTGGTCCGGCTCGGAGAACGATGTGAAGTCGGCGGGCCCGAAGGCCGATGGCTACAAGGCGCTGACCTTCCACAACCTTGGGTCCGATTATCCGGTCTATGACGACATCCAGCAATATGTCGTGGATACCGGCAATGCCGCCGGTGCGGGCGATCAGATCGGCTCGGTCCTGTATAACCGGGGCATGTATGCCGCGATGCTGGCCGCCGAGGCGATCAAGACCGCGCAGGAGATGCATGGTACCGCCGCGATCAACGCTGCCCAGATGCGCGACGGGATGGAGAACCTGGAGATGACCGAGGAGAAGATGGCCGCACTTGGCCTCCCGAACTTTGGCCCCGAGTTCAAGGTGTCGTGCGAGAACCACGGCGGCAACGGCTTTGGCGCCGTGTCGCAGTGGAACGCGGAGGCCGGCGAGTTCGACCTGATCACGGAGTACTACCAGTCGGACCAGGAGATCATCCAGCCACTGGTGGAAGAGGATTCGACCGCGTTCGCCGAGGAGAACGGCATCGAGCCGGGTTGTTGA
- a CDS encoding ABC transporter ATP-binding protein yields MAEAAVQTEENLLEVNNIEVIYNHVILVLKGVSLSVPKGGITALLGGNGAGKTTTLKAISNLLRSERGEVTKGNIRYRGERVQDLVPSELVKKGVIQVMEGRHCFEHLTVEENLLTGAYTRGSSKGEIEKDLDLVYEYFPRLKERRRSQAGYTSGGEQQMCAIGRALMSRPETILLDEPSMGLAPQLVEQIFGIVKSLNEEEGYTFLLAEQNTNVALRFAQYGYILESGRVVMDGPAKELRENPDVKEFYLGMSDEGRKSFRDVRSYRRRKRWLS; encoded by the coding sequence ATGGCCGAGGCTGCTGTTCAGACCGAAGAGAACCTGCTTGAGGTGAACAATATCGAGGTGATCTACAACCACGTGATCCTCGTGTTGAAGGGTGTAAGCCTGAGCGTGCCGAAGGGCGGGATTACCGCTCTGTTGGGCGGCAACGGGGCGGGCAAGACCACCACGCTGAAGGCGATTTCCAACTTGCTGCGCTCGGAACGCGGCGAGGTCACGAAGGGCAATATCCGGTATCGTGGCGAGCGGGTACAGGACCTGGTGCCGTCGGAGCTGGTGAAGAAGGGCGTGATCCAGGTGATGGAGGGGCGGCATTGCTTCGAGCACCTGACGGTCGAGGAAAACCTGCTGACCGGGGCCTATACGCGCGGGTCGAGCAAGGGGGAGATCGAGAAGGATCTGGACCTTGTGTACGAATATTTTCCGCGGCTGAAGGAGCGGCGGCGGAGTCAGGCGGGATACACGTCAGGCGGGGAGCAGCAGATGTGCGCCATCGGGCGCGCGCTGATGTCCCGGCCCGAGACGATCCTGCTGGACGAGCCCAGCATGGGGCTGGCGCCGCAGCTGGTGGAGCAGATTTTCGGGATCGTGAAATCGCTGAACGAGGAGGAGGGCTATACCTTCCTGCTGGCGGAGCAGAACACCAACGTGGCGCTGCGGTTCGCGCAGTATGGATACATCCTGGAGTCGGGCCGCGTGGTGATGGATGGGCCCGCGAAGGAGCTACGCGAGAACCCGGACGTGAAGGAATTCTACCTGGGCATGTCCGACGAGGGGCGCAAATCTTTCCGCGACGTGCGCAGCTATCGCCGCCGCAAGCGGTGGCTGAGCTGA
- a CDS encoding phenylacetate--CoA ligase family protein, producing MSQYFDDLEARKSEDRASAIARALGEQIGRAQGLGGYGDTLAGVAPGDIKSVADLARLPVLRKADLGQAQKAAPPFGGLTAGPASGFAHVFQSPGPIYEPGGAGADWWRMGRFLHACGIGAGDIVQNCFGYHLTPAGMMFENGARAVGATVLPAGTGQTELQVRAAHDIGTTAYAGTPDYLKVILDKADEMGLRLRITKAAVGGGALFPSLRQEYADRGIQCLQCYATADLGNIAYESPAQEGLIVDEGVIVEIVTPGTGDPVAPGEVGEVVVTTLNPDYPLIRFATGDLSAVLEGESPCGRTNMRIKGWMGRADQTTKIKGMFVRPEQVAALVAKHDEIARARVVASREGEMDVMTVQIEADGGAPEAYAATVSDVLKLKGKIEVVARGSLPNDGKVIEDLRSYE from the coding sequence ATGAGCCAGTATTTCGATGATCTTGAAGCGCGCAAGTCTGAGGACCGCGCGTCGGCCATTGCTCGCGCATTGGGCGAGCAGATCGGACGGGCGCAGGGGCTTGGGGGCTATGGCGATACGCTGGCGGGGGTCGCGCCGGGGGATATCAAGAGCGTGGCTGACCTGGCCCGCTTGCCGGTGCTGCGCAAGGCGGATCTGGGGCAGGCGCAGAAAGCTGCGCCGCCGTTTGGCGGGCTGACGGCGGGGCCGGCGTCGGGCTTTGCGCATGTGTTTCAGAGCCCCGGGCCGATTTACGAGCCCGGCGGAGCCGGGGCAGACTGGTGGCGGATGGGACGGTTTCTGCATGCCTGCGGGATTGGTGCGGGCGATATCGTGCAGAACTGCTTCGGCTACCACCTGACGCCGGCGGGCATGATGTTCGAGAACGGCGCGCGGGCGGTGGGGGCCACAGTCCTGCCTGCCGGAACGGGCCAGACCGAGTTGCAGGTAAGGGCCGCGCATGACATCGGGACCACGGCCTATGCCGGGACGCCGGATTACCTGAAGGTGATCCTGGACAAGGCGGACGAGATGGGGCTGCGCCTGCGCATCACCAAGGCCGCCGTGGGGGGCGGTGCGCTGTTCCCGTCGCTGCGGCAGGAATATGCTGATCGGGGCATTCAATGCCTGCAATGCTATGCCACCGCCGACCTGGGCAACATCGCCTACGAGAGCCCGGCGCAGGAGGGACTGATCGTCGACGAGGGCGTGATCGTGGAGATCGTGACGCCCGGCACCGGCGATCCGGTTGCGCCCGGCGAAGTGGGAGAGGTCGTGGTGACCACGCTGAACCCGGATTATCCGCTGATCCGCTTTGCCACCGGCGATTTGAGCGCGGTGCTGGAGGGGGAAAGCCCCTGTGGGCGGACCAATATGCGGATCAAGGGCTGGATGGGGCGCGCCGACCAGACCACCAAGATCAAGGGCATGTTCGTGCGCCCCGAGCAGGTGGCCGCGCTGGTGGCCAAGCATGACGAGATCGCACGCGCCCGGGTCGTGGCCAGCCGCGAGGGCGAGATGGACGTGATGACCGTCCAGATCGAGGCCGATGGCGGCGCACCGGAGGCCTATGCGGCAACAGTGAGTGACGTGCTGAAGCTGAAAGGCAAGATCGAGGTCGTGGCGCGGGGCAGCCTGCCCAACGATGGCAAGGTGATCGAGGATTTGCGCAGCTACGAGTGA
- the yaaA gene encoding peroxide stress protein YaaA produces the protein MLVVVSPAKKMDMSPAEGIHPTGPAFAKDAHALADVARELSQADLKKLMGISDDLAKLNAERFSNFGSQDRKPAALAFAGDTYQGLEAGSLDADELDWAQDHLRILSGLYGLLRPLDNIEPYRLEMGSRLKTEKGKSLYDYWGDRLSKALNRYADEVETNVLVNCASQEYFGAVDRDALKLRVITPTFLDTKNGEAKVISFFAKKARGAMARFIVQNRLTDPEALKDFDSGGYRYDAARSTEDEPAFIRDEQ, from the coding sequence ATGCTCGTCGTCGTCTCGCCTGCCAAGAAAATGGACATGTCCCCGGCCGAGGGGATCCACCCCACCGGCCCCGCCTTCGCCAAGGATGCGCACGCGCTGGCCGACGTCGCCCGCGAACTCAGCCAGGCCGACCTGAAAAAGCTGATGGGCATCTCCGACGACCTCGCAAAACTCAACGCCGAACGGTTCAGCAATTTCGGTTCGCAGGACAGGAAGCCCGCCGCGCTCGCCTTTGCCGGCGACACCTACCAAGGGCTCGAAGCCGGATCGCTCGACGCCGACGAACTCGACTGGGCGCAGGATCACCTGCGCATCCTGTCGGGCCTCTACGGCCTTTTGCGCCCCCTGGACAATATCGAGCCTTACCGTCTGGAAATGGGCAGCCGCCTCAAGACCGAGAAGGGCAAATCGCTCTACGACTACTGGGGCGACCGCCTGTCGAAGGCGCTCAATCGCTATGCCGACGAGGTGGAAACAAACGTGCTGGTCAACTGCGCCAGCCAGGAATATTTCGGCGCCGTCGACCGCGACGCGCTCAAGCTCCGGGTCATCACCCCCACCTTCCTCGACACAAAAAATGGCGAAGCCAAGGTCATCAGCTTCTTCGCCAAAAAGGCCCGCGGCGCCATGGCCCGCTTCATCGTCCAGAACCGCCTGACCGATCCCGAAGCCCTCAAGGATTTCGACTCCGGCGGCTACCGCTATGACGCCGCCCGCTCGACCGAGGACGAACCGGCCTTCATCCGCGACGAACAGTGA
- the recQ gene encoding DNA helicase RecQ, giving the protein MQSAATLLQDVFGFSAFRPGQEEIVQTVAEGSNTLAIMPTGGGKSLCYQLPALLRDGVTVVISPLIALMRDQVRALRAAGVEAGALTSGNTEEETQAVWEALDQGRLKLLYIAPERLAAGSAMGMLRRIGVSLIAVDEAHCVSQWGHDFRPDYLRIGELRRALGVPLAAFTATADAETRAEIIEKLFEGQQPQTFLRGFDRPNITLAFSAKDSPRQQILSFAAARKGQSGIVYCGTRAKTETLAKALREDGHSACHYHGGMDPDDRRQVEHRFSTEDGLVVVATIAFGMGVDKPDIRWVAHADLPKSIESYYQEIGRAGRDGAPADTLTLFGPDDIRLRRSQIDEGLAPPERRAADHARLNALLGLAETHACRRQALLRYFGEDPAPCDNCDTCTTPPETFDGTQDVRKALSAILRTEEFFGAGHLIDILTGNETDKIRARGHDGLPTFGVGRDTDRRTWQGIFRQMMGHDLIRPDPERHGALRMTDRAIPILKGEQEITLRRDTLAPKSRRPAAKTLVAEEDAPLLSALKAKRRALAEAARMPAYIVFNDRTLIEMAETRPRTLDDMARISGVGSKKLEQYGAAFLEVINGEAEAMHPTRRKLAGRETGTVYDRLMEVQANLARGADGIEKPLSCSASLLARVAASKPRDLGDLERLLGDKRTERFGPAFLDVLHAAD; this is encoded by the coding sequence ATGCAAAGCGCTGCCACGCTGCTGCAAGACGTCTTCGGATTCTCCGCCTTCCGTCCCGGGCAGGAAGAAATCGTCCAGACCGTCGCCGAAGGATCCAACACCCTTGCCATCATGCCGACCGGCGGCGGCAAATCTCTTTGCTATCAACTCCCTGCCCTGCTGCGCGACGGCGTCACAGTCGTCATCTCCCCCCTCATCGCGCTAATGCGCGACCAGGTCCGCGCCCTCAGGGCTGCGGGAGTCGAGGCCGGTGCACTCACCTCCGGCAATACCGAGGAAGAAACCCAGGCCGTCTGGGAGGCCCTCGACCAAGGCCGCCTCAAACTCCTCTACATCGCCCCCGAACGCCTCGCCGCCGGGTCCGCAATGGGGATGCTGCGCCGCATCGGCGTCAGCCTTATCGCCGTGGACGAGGCCCATTGCGTCAGCCAATGGGGCCACGACTTCCGCCCCGACTACCTGCGCATCGGCGAGCTGCGCCGCGCCTTGGGCGTGCCACTTGCGGCCTTCACCGCCACCGCCGACGCCGAAACCCGCGCTGAGATCATCGAGAAACTGTTCGAAGGCCAGCAGCCGCAAACCTTCCTGCGCGGCTTCGACCGGCCCAATATCACGCTGGCTTTCTCGGCCAAGGACAGCCCGCGCCAGCAAATTCTCAGCTTCGCCGCCGCCCGCAAGGGCCAGTCCGGCATCGTCTATTGCGGCACGCGCGCCAAGACCGAAACGCTGGCCAAGGCCCTGCGCGAGGATGGCCACAGCGCCTGCCACTACCACGGCGGCATGGACCCAGACGACCGCCGCCAAGTCGAACACCGCTTTAGCACCGAGGACGGGCTCGTGGTCGTCGCCACCATTGCCTTCGGCATGGGGGTGGACAAGCCCGACATCCGCTGGGTGGCCCATGCCGATCTGCCCAAGTCGATCGAAAGCTACTACCAGGAAATCGGCCGCGCGGGCCGCGACGGCGCGCCCGCCGATACGCTCACCCTCTTCGGCCCCGACGACATCCGTCTGCGCCGGTCGCAAATCGACGAGGGCCTCGCCCCACCCGAGCGCCGCGCCGCCGATCACGCTCGCCTGAACGCCCTGTTGGGCCTTGCCGAAACCCACGCCTGCCGCCGTCAGGCCCTGCTGCGCTATTTCGGCGAGGATCCGGCCCCTTGCGACAATTGCGACACCTGCACCACGCCGCCCGAAACCTTCGACGGCACACAGGATGTGCGCAAGGCGCTCTCGGCCATCCTGCGCACCGAGGAATTCTTCGGCGCCGGCCACCTCATCGACATCCTGACGGGCAACGAAACCGACAAGATCCGCGCCCGCGGCCATGACGGCCTGCCCACCTTCGGCGTGGGCCGCGACACCGACCGCCGCACGTGGCAGGGGATCTTCCGCCAGATGATGGGTCACGATCTCATCCGCCCCGATCCCGAACGCCACGGCGCCCTGCGCATGACGGACCGTGCCATCCCGATCCTGAAGGGCGAGCAAGAGATCACTCTGCGCCGCGACACCCTCGCGCCCAAGTCCCGCCGCCCCGCCGCCAAGACGCTGGTGGCCGAAGAGGACGCGCCGCTCCTGTCGGCCCTCAAGGCCAAGCGCCGCGCCTTGGCCGAGGCCGCCAGGATGCCCGCCTATATCGTCTTCAACGACCGCACCCTGATCGAGATGGCCGAAACCCGGCCCCGCACGCTCGACGACATGGCCCGCATCTCCGGCGTCGGCTCCAAGAAGCTCGAACAATACGGCGCAGCCTTCCTCGAGGTCATCAATGGCGAGGCCGAGGCGATGCACCCCACCCGCCGCAAACTGGCGGGCCGCGAGACCGGCACGGTCTATGACCGTCTGATGGAGGTGCAGGCAAACCTCGCCCGCGGCGCGGACGGCATCGAAAAGCCGCTCTCCTGCTCCGCCAGCCTGCTGGCCCGCGTCGCGGCCTCGAAACCCCGCGACCTCGGCGACCTCGAACGCCTGCTGGGCGACAAAAGGACCGAGCGTTTCGGCCCGGCCTTTCTGGACGTCCTGCACGCGGCGGACTAG
- a CDS encoding YggT family protein, protein MQAIAGPIGLILDVVFFIMIIHIIMSWLINFQVLNLSQQFVAQIWYGLNRLLEPIYEPIRRILPDTRPLDLAPLVAFVALISLRDFILPELLCNGRPLGYCG, encoded by the coding sequence ATGCAGGCAATCGCAGGTCCCATCGGGCTCATTCTGGACGTGGTGTTCTTCATCATGATCATCCACATCATCATGAGCTGGCTGATCAATTTCCAGGTCCTGAACCTCAGCCAGCAATTCGTGGCCCAGATCTGGTATGGCCTCAACCGCCTGTTGGAGCCGATCTACGAACCCATCCGCCGCATCCTGCCCGACACCCGCCCCTTGGACCTCGCGCCGCTGGTGGCCTTCGTCGCCCTCATCTCGCTGCGCGACTTCATCCTGCCGGAACTGCTGTGCAACGGCAGGCCCCTCGGCTACTGCGGATAG
- a CDS encoding acyl-CoA thioesterase, with translation MYPVVRMFWQLYKHRNSPPLAPTDTHMSRHVCLPWDIDLWMELNNGRTLTLYDLGRIPLARRAGLVGVLRKNRWGLTMAGASVRYRRRIRMFETVEMRSRAVWWDARFVYLEQSMWKADGECANHIVYRSAVTSKDGIVPPETVMAALGKTVERPAAPEWVTAWIEADAKRPWPPMQD, from the coding sequence ATGTATCCTGTCGTCCGCATGTTCTGGCAGCTTTATAAGCACCGCAATTCGCCGCCGCTGGCGCCGACCGATACCCATATGTCGCGGCATGTCTGCCTGCCGTGGGATATCGACCTGTGGATGGAGCTGAACAATGGGCGGACGCTGACGCTGTATGACCTGGGGCGTATTCCGCTGGCGCGGCGCGCGGGACTGGTCGGCGTGCTGCGGAAGAACCGCTGGGGGCTGACCATGGCGGGGGCGAGCGTGCGGTATCGCCGCCGGATCAGGATGTTCGAGACGGTCGAGATGCGGTCTCGCGCCGTGTGGTGGGATGCGCGGTTCGTCTATCTGGAACAGTCGATGTGGAAGGCGGATGGCGAATGCGCCAACCACATCGTCTATCGCTCGGCCGTGACCAGCAAGGACGGGATCGTGCCGCCCGAGACGGTGATGGCGGCGCTGGGCAAGACCGTGGAGCGGCCCGCCGCGCCCGAGTGGGTGACCGCCTGGATCGAGGCGGATGCCAAGCGGCCCTGGCCGCCGATGCAGGACTGA